Proteins from a genomic interval of Rosa chinensis cultivar Old Blush chromosome 2, RchiOBHm-V2, whole genome shotgun sequence:
- the LOC112188964 gene encoding sodium/calcium exchanger NCL isoform X2 — MAKKIALFLYFLSIMLVNLTSFGQSRSIATSDFNLVSDGVNHATGDKPNFLWLKHSLFASDSCDETYGFLPCTNTVLGNIFLIIVYGYLMFLSAKLLSAGSEILLQILGPGIIGGLFLPLLSAVPDATIILASGLSGDTATAQSQVSVGMGLLAGSNVMLLTILWGTCLLVGKCDLENSVAVDEKDTKRFSLTGSGVSTDIWTSYAAWIMVISIIPFVIVQLPQVFTATLDSSLPILSSLIVAICFVIAYSIYQIFQPWIQKRRLAYAKHKHVMSEILKQLKTNALGKLLTDDGDPNKVVIEKLFRTLDQNSDGYLNTTDLRSLIIGIQFDDDVDINIDEAISQVMRDFDTTRDSKIDVDEFFKGISRWLNKAKRAAMMDRGKAPLSMKLLDDFDKQTKEEQDRYGDQIDEIVEDVKNANWHASKAVLMLLLGTIVAAVVADPLVDAVDNFSTATSIPTFFVSFVILPFVSSSEIVSTLIFVSRKKQRTASLAYSAIYGSVTMSNILSLAVFLALVYIRNLTWSFSSEVLVIIIVCILMGVVAGFRTTFPVWMSFGAVALYPLSLLLVYILEYVFGWS, encoded by the exons ATGGCAAAGAAAATTGCGTTATTCCTTTATTTCCTATCCATCATGCTAGTTAATCTAACCAGCTTTGGCCAAAGTCGTTCTATTGCTACAAGTGACTTCAATTTAGTGTCTGATGGAGTAAACCACGCTACTGGGGATAAACccaattttctttggttaaagcaTAGCTTGTTTGCATCCGATAGCTGTGATGAGACATATGGGTTCTTGCCATGCACCAACACAGTCCTTGGTAATATCTTCCTCATTATCGTCTATGGTTACTTGATGTTCCTTTCAGCCAAGTTATTGTCAGCTGGAAGTGAGATTCTGCTGCAAATTTTAGGACCTGGTATCATAGGGGGTCTCTTCTTGCCTCTGTTGAGTGCTGTACCTGATGCCACCATTATCCTTG CATCAGGACTTTCTGGGGACACGGCAACGGCACAAAGTCAGGTCTCCGTTGGAATGGGCTTGCTAGCTGGATCCAATGTAATGCTTCTCACAATCCTATGGGGGACCTGTCTTCTAGTTGGCAAATGTGACCTTGAAAATTCAGTTGCAGTTGATGAAAAAGATACAAAGCGTTTTAGCTTAACTG GATCTGGAGTGAGCACAGATATTTGGACAAGCTATGCTGCATGGATCATGGTTATCTCCATTATTCCTTTTGTAATAGTCCAACTACCTCAAGTTTTCACTGCGACTTTGGATAGTAGCTTGCCAATTCTAAGTTCACTCATTGTTGCAATCTGTTTTGTGATCGCTTATAGCATCTATCAG ATTTTTCAGCCTTGGATTCAGAAGAGAAGACTTGCATATGCAAAGCATAAGCATGTGATGTCAGAGATTCTAAAACAGTTGAAAACAAACGCGCTTGGAAAATTGCTTACAGATGATGGTGATCCTAACAAAGTTGTTATAGAGAA GTTATTCAGGACACTTGATCAGAACTCGGATGGTTATTTGAACACCACAGACTTAAGATCTTTGATAATAGGAATCCAATTTGATGATGACGTAGATATAAATATCGATGAAGCCATTTCTCAAGTGATGAGAGACTTTGACACAACTCGTGATTCGAAGATTGATGTTGATGAATTCTTCAAAGGAATTTCAAGGTGGCTTAACAAGGCTAAGCGTGCTGCAATGATGGACCGTGGAAAGGCTCCGCTATCAATGAAACTGTTAGATGATTTTGATAAG CAAACAAAGGAAGAACAAGATCGGTATGGGGATCAGATTGATGAGATTGTGGAGGATGTTAAAAATGCAAACTGGCATGCCTCAAAAGCAGTACTGATGTTGCTTCTGGGAACCATTGTTGCTGCTGTGGTTGCTGATCCCCTTGTTGATGCTGTTGACAACTTCTCAACAGCTACAAGTATTCCTACATTCTTCGTATCATTTGTTATTCTGCCTTTTGTTAGCTCCAGTGAGATTGTGTCCACTCTAATTTTTGTCAGCCGGAAGAAGCAGAGAACAGCATCATTGGCCTACTCTGCG ATATATGGATCAGTAACAATGAGTAACATCCTCTCCCTGGCAGTGTTCTTGGCTCTTGTATACATTCGAAATCTGACATGGAGCTTCTCGTCTGAAGTTCTTGTCATTATAATTGTCTGCATTCTAATGGGAGTGGTTGCTGGTTTCCGCACCACCTTCCCTGTTTGGATGTCTTTTGGGGCTGTAGCGCTCTATCCACTTTCTCTGTTGCTGGTTTACATTCTTGAATATGTTTTTGGGTGGTCATAG
- the LOC112188964 gene encoding sodium/calcium exchanger NCL isoform X1: MAKKIALFLYFLSIMLVNLTSFGQSRSIATSDFNLVSDGVNHATGDKPNFLWLKHSLFASDSCDETYGFLPCTNTVLGNIFLIIVYGYLMFLSAKLLSAGSEILLQILGPGIIGGLFLPLLSAVPDATIILASGLSGDTATAQSQVSVGMGLLAGSNVMLLTILWGTCLLVGKCDLENSVAVDEKDTKRFSLTGSGSGVSTDIWTSYAAWIMVISIIPFVIVQLPQVFTATLDSSLPILSSLIVAICFVIAYSIYQIFQPWIQKRRLAYAKHKHVMSEILKQLKTNALGKLLTDDGDPNKVVIEKLFRTLDQNSDGYLNTTDLRSLIIGIQFDDDVDINIDEAISQVMRDFDTTRDSKIDVDEFFKGISRWLNKAKRAAMMDRGKAPLSMKLLDDFDKQTKEEQDRYGDQIDEIVEDVKNANWHASKAVLMLLLGTIVAAVVADPLVDAVDNFSTATSIPTFFVSFVILPFVSSSEIVSTLIFVSRKKQRTASLAYSAIYGSVTMSNILSLAVFLALVYIRNLTWSFSSEVLVIIIVCILMGVVAGFRTTFPVWMSFGAVALYPLSLLLVYILEYVFGWS, from the exons ATGGCAAAGAAAATTGCGTTATTCCTTTATTTCCTATCCATCATGCTAGTTAATCTAACCAGCTTTGGCCAAAGTCGTTCTATTGCTACAAGTGACTTCAATTTAGTGTCTGATGGAGTAAACCACGCTACTGGGGATAAACccaattttctttggttaaagcaTAGCTTGTTTGCATCCGATAGCTGTGATGAGACATATGGGTTCTTGCCATGCACCAACACAGTCCTTGGTAATATCTTCCTCATTATCGTCTATGGTTACTTGATGTTCCTTTCAGCCAAGTTATTGTCAGCTGGAAGTGAGATTCTGCTGCAAATTTTAGGACCTGGTATCATAGGGGGTCTCTTCTTGCCTCTGTTGAGTGCTGTACCTGATGCCACCATTATCCTTG CATCAGGACTTTCTGGGGACACGGCAACGGCACAAAGTCAGGTCTCCGTTGGAATGGGCTTGCTAGCTGGATCCAATGTAATGCTTCTCACAATCCTATGGGGGACCTGTCTTCTAGTTGGCAAATGTGACCTTGAAAATTCAGTTGCAGTTGATGAAAAAGATACAAAGCGTTTTAGCTTAACTG GATCTGGATCTGGAGTGAGCACAGATATTTGGACAAGCTATGCTGCATGGATCATGGTTATCTCCATTATTCCTTTTGTAATAGTCCAACTACCTCAAGTTTTCACTGCGACTTTGGATAGTAGCTTGCCAATTCTAAGTTCACTCATTGTTGCAATCTGTTTTGTGATCGCTTATAGCATCTATCAG ATTTTTCAGCCTTGGATTCAGAAGAGAAGACTTGCATATGCAAAGCATAAGCATGTGATGTCAGAGATTCTAAAACAGTTGAAAACAAACGCGCTTGGAAAATTGCTTACAGATGATGGTGATCCTAACAAAGTTGTTATAGAGAA GTTATTCAGGACACTTGATCAGAACTCGGATGGTTATTTGAACACCACAGACTTAAGATCTTTGATAATAGGAATCCAATTTGATGATGACGTAGATATAAATATCGATGAAGCCATTTCTCAAGTGATGAGAGACTTTGACACAACTCGTGATTCGAAGATTGATGTTGATGAATTCTTCAAAGGAATTTCAAGGTGGCTTAACAAGGCTAAGCGTGCTGCAATGATGGACCGTGGAAAGGCTCCGCTATCAATGAAACTGTTAGATGATTTTGATAAG CAAACAAAGGAAGAACAAGATCGGTATGGGGATCAGATTGATGAGATTGTGGAGGATGTTAAAAATGCAAACTGGCATGCCTCAAAAGCAGTACTGATGTTGCTTCTGGGAACCATTGTTGCTGCTGTGGTTGCTGATCCCCTTGTTGATGCTGTTGACAACTTCTCAACAGCTACAAGTATTCCTACATTCTTCGTATCATTTGTTATTCTGCCTTTTGTTAGCTCCAGTGAGATTGTGTCCACTCTAATTTTTGTCAGCCGGAAGAAGCAGAGAACAGCATCATTGGCCTACTCTGCG ATATATGGATCAGTAACAATGAGTAACATCCTCTCCCTGGCAGTGTTCTTGGCTCTTGTATACATTCGAAATCTGACATGGAGCTTCTCGTCTGAAGTTCTTGTCATTATAATTGTCTGCATTCTAATGGGAGTGGTTGCTGGTTTCCGCACCACCTTCCCTGTTTGGATGTCTTTTGGGGCTGTAGCGCTCTATCCACTTTCTCTGTTGCTGGTTTACATTCTTGAATATGTTTTTGGGTGGTCATAG